From the genome of Trachemys scripta elegans isolate TJP31775 chromosome 2, CAS_Tse_1.0, whole genome shotgun sequence:
GTTTCCATACTGCTAGATATAGCTTCTTCTCCAAcagtatcttcatcaacaacCTCTTCTTCAgcacttttttcttcttcaacagGTAGATCAGAACTAACAGCTAATTCATTTgtttctgctttctcttctgaAGAGTCATTAACGTCACAGCTTACTTTGCTTTCACCTTCAGAtgggctctctgtctctctttggtCCAAACTATCTTTTATTCGGTGTTCTTCGTGAAGGTCATCTTTTTTGTTATCAAGTACCTGATTTCCACCCTCAGAGACTGAAGCAATAATAGTCCTCCTGCTCTTGTTCAGAAATAACGTTCTCTGGAGACAATGTTTCAGGTTTGCAATCTAAGTCACCATCTTTGTTCTCTGCCCTGACATCAGGACTTTTGACATGAGAGATTTCCTCACTTTCAGTTCTCCCTTCTTCAGGGTCAAGACATATATCCACTAAACCATTAACCTCCTTTTTGTCCTCCATGCAATCTATGTTGCTTAAAGGGGAATTTAGATCAGAATCTACATTTTCATGTTTGCCATTTAACAGTTTAACGTCAGTTGTCTTCAATAGCTCCTCTTTGACCTTATAGACAGCCTCAAGTTGTTGCCGATCGCTTACTCTCATTGTTTTTCGGGCCTTAAAGACTTTtttcccggcttgacaaagccctggctgggatgagttagctgggaattggtcctgctttgagcagggggttggactagatgacctcttgaggtcccttccaactctgatattctatgatcattaTAACTATATTAAAGGAATCTTGTTACAACCTTGTCACTGAACTTGGTCTGGGTTAGTAACCAGGCAGAAACCACACCAGGGTATAATAACTTGATTAGGACATGTAGTggaacaggggggagggatagcttagtggtttgagtgttgacctgctaaaccccagggttatgagttcaatccttgaggggggccacttagggatctggggcaaaaatcagtatttggtcctgctagcaaaggcagggggttggacctgatgaccttttgggggtcccttccagttctatgagatagatattaatcaattgcagtgtagacaaggcctaaagctCAGCATCCTCTCTTCATTCTGGTGCTAGGGGGAAGAGTTACAAGCAAGCTTACATCCTTGGGTAAGGTCTAAGGAcctaggcccagatcttcaaaggtatgtAAGTtgctaacttccactgaaatgacAGTTAAGAGTCTCTGAGCCTATTTGATCCAAATAGCATGCTGATGAATGTATTGGACATGCATAAAGAGAAATAGATTAGATGTGTATGCATGAAGAAAATTGCAAAGGGGTGTTATGTCCCTCAATGTTTGCATGCTGACTAATTGCTATAATTGTACCTATAGCCTGTAGATGTGCTGCTATGATTGGGACACACAGAGGAGATCTCTAACTCTTCCCAGCTGTTTATGGTCCGGTGATTGAGTTACATGAATTGTTCACTGTCCTTTGCTATAGTTTTATAACATGGGCTTCTATTTTCCAATAATCATAGCAtattagtttgcatttatatTACACAGCAGTGAGAGGGGGAAATTGGGGCCATCAAAGCTCCACTTCCTGTCATAGTGCCGGAGGGTCTTTAATATTCAGACAGGAACTCAGTTTTCAAGGTCTTACCTAAAAAAATTGCAACACAGTAAACCAACTATAAGGCAGCTAATCTATCTAGGAAGAACAAAGATGAGTCTGGTGGGACTTAAACATATAGTTCCAAGGAGTCTAGCTATGTCCATCTAATGCTTAGAGCACTAAACAGCCACTCTAGCCCCTTGCTTTTGGGGCTATCCTCCTAATCCCTGGCTTTCCTTATTTGCTAAATATAAACCTGACCTACAAATTCAATAGGACCCTTTGGATCCAATTCTGCTACCTTCCTCCATAATTGAGGATGGCAAAACTACATGCTTTATTCATAAATCCAAATTCTTTATCCTTCCCACCCTACATTCAAATAATAAAGGAAATAATAAAGCTTTCTTTGCCAGCAATTTCCAAGCACAAGAAGCCAATATGGGAAATTTGAAAATCTGCATCAATAAGTACATGCAATCAATCTTTCCGTTAGAAGCAACTGCCACCTGCAAAACTGCCTCACTCTCAATCAATCAATCTTGCATTTCTAAAATGCCTCTTATACCATGGCTCCACACTAACCTACTGTAACAAGCGAACTCCTTCAGCCTTTTAAAAGCTGCATTTCTAAAGAAGTAACATAGGCTTGAGTTAAAGCTGGGCATTCTATGACATGAAGGGTCACATTCTATAGCAGGGCACATAATGagtgtgtggacacacacatgCATAGATGCATCATGACTTATCCTTACTATACAGTGTCTCCATCTGGTACAACTGAAAGCCATTTATGGGCTTAACAAAGGGAGTGACCCAGTGAATGTGGAACTAAATGATGCACTAGCCCTCAAGAGGCCTTGTCAGAGCAAAGATTTTAAAATCAGCTCTTTATGTGGGGCAGTAGGAGTTAGACTGGTAAACAGCTCAGTGTATGACCTCTGTACCAACTGTAAGGGTCAAGGCAGAGGGCTGCAAGATCAACACAGAATTGCAGGTCTGGGTGCAGTGATGTAATGGATTCAGAGTTAGTTCCTCTGGCCTAAGGAGCATAGAGTCTTTCCTAGTGATTTGGATTCCTGTAATAGCAACAAGACACCTGAATCAAATAAGCAAGGGTGAAGCTTCAAGAGAAAGCTCAGAATCAGTTAGGACAGGGTTGAAGATCACTAGAGACAGTAGATCACCCACCGTAAATTTATCAGATTGCACTTCATCGCAATTTGATTGCAGGAGGACAAGCTATTGACTTCACACAATACAGAAAGGACAGTGGAATAAGCCAGGGTTTCAAAAACTAGCTGCATCTCAGCATGTTGAGCTGAGTACTATATACTTTAAAGGACAAAAAGTAAATCATTACCATAATCTACAGCATCAAACCTAATCAGAAAGATATAATAAGTAGGACACTTAAATATAATCAACCTAGCTGTGGCAATCGGCAAAGCACGGTAGGGCTGACAAAGTGCAGCGCCTACTATCGACAACCCAAGGGTTTGAAAATGACAACTGAGGCCCCCCAAAAAATATGGGATTAACTTGTGGAGCTGCAGCTTTAACATAAACATCAACTACGATGTGACTTGCAATAAATTACAGGTATTGACAGCTGAGAGTTGTGTGTCCTGCTACCATGTGCGTCTCTGATCCAGCAACCACTTAACATGTGAGTGGTGCCAGCAACATAGGGCTCAAAGAACATATATTCTCTCAATATCCCTTTAAGATAGGTAATATTTTGCAGGTCGGGAAACTAAGGCATAGTCAAATTAAgcatcattggcagagctggggacagaacccaggattcTGACTCCTTGTTTTCTGCTTTAACAAGATAGCTTCTCCTTGTCTATTGTATTGCAACTAATTACTGCCATCTACATAAGATATTTATAGAGTGGCAGTTACAACAGTATCGAGGttccagtttttcttttaaaacttatgTTCAAAGACTAGAAATACAAATAGATTTTGTATTACAGCAATACAGTAGCTGTAGGCCCCACCTGAAATcagagccctattgtgctaggcaccagaCATATGTACAACAAGAGCTAGTTCCTGTTCTGAAGATCTTATAATGGACAAGTCAGACAAacggtgggaggagaaacagaagctCAGAGAAGTTTGGATTTAAATGTTGCTGATGTTTTGAGTAAATACTttgcccaggttttttttaaaatagtatttatgTACTTGTCAGTGCAGAATGCTCAGAAGGTGGGGTATTTTTCAGCACTTAGGAAAACTATTGTACAATGACTGGAGGCTGAAATGCCAAGGGTGAAAAGGGTTGATTATGTTCCACAGGAGGGTAGAAACCATGAGTCTCAACTCTACCAGTGACAGGGAGACAGAAGGAATCTAAATAGAGATATCATAGGTGGAGGAAAAGCAAACGGTCTGAGTTCCTTGTACAGTTTACAACCATGCAAACAAACCCTGCGAAACCTGttataaaaatgacaaaacattCCCTAAGGGGTGTGGATAGGTGTGCCCCACAAAATGGCTCAAAAGGTGCGAGTATCACCCTAACTTACACTCCTTTTGGGATGTTATCTTCCAAAATGTCCCTAAAAGGTGCGTACATGCATCATGCAATGTCCCCTACAGTGTGTATGTGAACTTCCCACAAAACATCCCTTTGTTTATTGCACACAGAGAAATGTTTCATCAAACACCCTGGCCAGGGACTTGCACCTTTCTCCCAGCACTCAGACCTCTGCACAGGGGATGTGACTGATGCAACAAAACCAGGGCAGTGACAGTCCAAGCTATAATGcacccagggcaggggctggctggggaagcaggggtgggagcaggggaagaATGAGGGGTGGAAGGGACAGAAGGAGTGGGGGAAAACAGACTGGGGAGCAGAAGAGGAATGAGGGGGAAAgatagcaggggagggaggaggaatggggcagagagggaaggggagcaggggcAAGGGATGGAGAAGAGTAGGTGGGAGCAAGGTCCAGTGGAGCAGCAGAAGGGACAAAGGTGGAGAGAGGcagaatgggggggaggaggcgggggggacAGAGGGGGACGGAAGAGCCCTTTGGGGGGAGCAGACGGGGAAGcagactggggggaagggggtcatgggctgggaagggagggggagcaatGGGAGGCACGGGATGGATGGGGGTGAAGGGGGGCGGTGCACACATGGGACCAGGGGAAATGGGAGGCGAAAGAGGGGGCAGCAGAGCGACAACCCCCGCTCCGCGGAGGGCccaggacatgggggggggggggggggaggggggggtcgccttttgggggggggcggggccgcccctcccctcccctcccctcccgcgtGCCCGGGCCGGCCCCGCCGCTGCTGTTGCTGCCTCCGCAGTCGCCGCCGCCGAGAGCGCGGAGCCGGAGCCCCCCAGCGCCATTTCCAGCCACCCCAGGGCTGCCATGGCAGGTGAGAGGAAACGAAccgggccacccccccccccccccctatccccccgcagcccccccccccgcccccccccccccgggctttccctcccccccccccccccttgcggGTGTATCCCCAGCCCCCGGGGGTAACCCACCagcacccagccctgcctctaacccccctcccctgcgACCCCAtcatccccatcccttccctgcgGCTGGTTAGTCAGCTCGCATCTTCTGCCTGcctggcactgcccccccccggctgcctggcactgcccccctcccctgctaacGTCCTGCTCCATCTTGTGTGATATTGACCCACCTTCCTCCTTCCCTATCCCCCGCTTTGTATTAATCCTCTGCCTGGGGATAATCCCCCCCCACCACTTCCATAGCCAATGATCCCTattccccttccaccccccattgccaccctctccctgcttttagcatcacccccctgcaccttgctgtgtgtgtctggggggtgaCCCGCTCCTCAGGTCTGGTAtaaactccccccacccacctcttCCTGGTGCTCAGTGTCATCTCTCTTCCATGCTCCTGCTAGGTGATCACTCCTCCATGTTCTGTCTGGGAGCTGGGGTCCCCATTTGGCATGTTTAGCTGCAGCTTCCCTTCCCTAGCCTGTACCAGTAGGGCAGAGCAAGCTAATTGCATCAGGAATAGCATGGCCTGGGCTGTCATGCTGGCTGTCTGTGCGGGTATGGCAGTAGGTAGATGGGAAGAGGATCCCTTTATCTTgcaaaaggaaataaattaaaaaaaaaaaaaaaaaaggccgaaaagggtttttttttttttttttttttttttaatgtggcatgtttgtttttttctcttccactTATATCCTCATCTTTATTTGCAACCAAGTGGGTGGCGGGGGTAAGCTTGTAAACCAGTGAAGTATTCAGGTTAATTCTCACATGGCTCTGAAGGGgtgggctgttttttttttccccttgtctgATCCCTCTCTCGTGATATGCTTGTGGGTTTATTTGGAACAGATAAAAGGATACATTTGTTCTGTGACTTTTACCTGTGAGCCCCATGTTCCTCACATTCCCTCCTATGCGTGTCTTGTGTACGCATTTTCtttatcttaaaatatttttattggaaatGAGCGACATAGATAAAATCAAATTCCACCATCAAAGTTTGGTCCTAGCTTGCAGTTACATTTAACTTTCTAAAAGGTAAgtcgggtaggcaacctatggcacgtgtgccgaaggcagcacgtgagctgattttcagtggcactcacactgcccaggtcctggacaCCGGTCCGGgaggttctgcattttaatttaattttaaatgaagcttcttaaacattttaaaaaccttatttactttacatacaatagtttagttatatattatagacttatagaaagaaaccttctaaaagcgttaaaatgtatgactggcacgtgaaaccttaaattagagtgaataaatgaaggctcagcacatcacttctgaaaggttgccgacccctgaggtAAGTAGAGCAGTTAATGCCCAGCATTGTGTATGCAAGTAGCATAGCTTTCTATGCGTATGTGATTATTTTTTCTCTAAAAGATAAAatacagagacagagaaaggaggaTTCACTTTTATTCCCAtcctttcattttgaaacaaccaTTGTTGTAGCCTAGTCGGAGAAGATAAACTCTTAACACAGGCTTGGATCTGCTTTTAAGGGTGGTTCTTTAGGCACCAGAAGTTAGCAGCCTGAAGGGGAATCACAAACCTTGCAAGTTCTGGCAGAAAGGGGAAGTCCCTAGATTAGTGTAAAACAAGGTAATGAATGATCTGATGCATTTCTTCCCTTTTCACTTTTGCCACACATGGTCTTAACATGAGTTAGCAAGTTGAGATGAACCTTAGGCTCCCTCCTGAAGTTTGCATCAGCCTGCTAatatgtggggaggggaaaaaactacaaactgccctGTGTTCATTAGTCTTTTACCATGTGTTAACTAATGTGTGATAATAgaacatctttttttccccctagtgaGTTTTCGTGGGAGTTACAAGAGTATTGTCTAAGCTCTAAGGGAAAGGCACAGGGTTTGTACCTACCATTCTCTCCAGCAGTGACTTGGCCAGCTGCTTGCTGCCTTTTTTTGCAATAAAGAACCATGTCCTCATCTTGCATTTACTTTTGATCCAAAGGTGAGTTTGGGAGGCAAAAAGGAAATATACCAAGCGCGATAGCAACCCCTACAGTTTTCTAGGTAGTAGTAGGACATGGTGAAGGAGCAACAAGAAAAGAGTCCTTTCTGAGACGGGGGTGCGAGgatatagatatttttaaaatatgccttgtTGAGTGTTTTTCTTATTGTCTGTCTTAATAGCATTAGCACTGAAATACTCCTGCTTTGAAGTTAACACACAATTGAATTCACAGGGAAGAATAAAGGTCAGAGCTTTGCTATTAGTGTTGTTTGGATGGAGACATTTTTCTGCATGTGTAGCTTAGTAAGGGCAGCAGcagttgaatttttttccctaacAGAAAATGCTAAAAATGTGGGGGACCCCTCCTCCCCTGCGTGCGATCAAAAGATTGGGTAGAAAAGAACAATAGCTAGAGATGCTGCCGATTGTAGGGTTTCAATTtgttaatgttttgttttccatGTCAAAGGGTTATAATTAGAACAAGTCAGCTTGTCACTTTCTCTCCTTGGCTTTgcctacatgggaaagttttggttctcccccccccccccccatctaaacCAGTAATTGACATAGTCCTAGAAACCTCCATGTGGAGGCTCTTACTCTGGTATAAGAATAGCTTTCTTTGGTTTAGTTTGTCACTTGGGTTTAAATTAAActggtaaaactttttttttaatagtatggATTCTTTGACAAATAGTGGATAACCTGCCATAATGATCTAATTTGAGACAGTATTAACTTTTTTTAGGCCTTATCTGCTCAGGGGAAATTGACTTGAATTACTGTTCCAGAATAGCTCCCTATGTGGACATCCTGTTTTAGAATAAAAGTCACTTTATTATTCTGGACTTTTATTCCAGAAGTGTCTACACAAGGAGATATTATGGAATAGTTTATTctgcaatagctattctggtcaatttccctcATGTAGTCAAGATTCTTATTACTCTTTtctgtagccaaggccttagagataCTATGACTGAGGAGCCATTTTttaaggataatttttttttttccaaacacattTTTCTCATGCATTTCATTTTCAAGCTTGAGGCACTATGGAGAAGAATGTTCAAGACATTTTTAGGTATTCTAGGGCCTGCCATGTAAATTACATTGAGGGTATAGCACAAACCAGAATGCCATCTGACTGAGAGATGTGTTGGAACTGATTGGGGAAATTTGGGTAGTTAGCCTGAAGAATTTCCCTGTTTTATGTCCATACATATCTGAAACAGTTACTACCACCCGGTACTCACCTAACTATAGTTACTATGAAACACTATGTCagtaattaaaatatgttttatttttgcttagAATCTGCAGGAAGAGGAGACTGACAGTCGGGTTATGTAAGGGGATGTGCATCATGTTGTAGTGGaaggtaggaataaattaaataattgaaaacaaaatctgtttgcTGTGCTCTGTtgcattaaaatgttttgcttgtAAGCTTTCACTTATCCCTTTCTCCTCTAACCTGTAATACTGCTATTATTATTGTGGAGCATGTTTCCATTAGAAACCGTATTTTCTCGTGATTAGTAGTGTACTGATGGTAACTCTAGTCTGGAAGGTGGAAAAAAGTCTGGGGGTGGTCAGCTATTTTCAGATTATAAGAGGCAAAAAATGAAGTTTAGACTTCTAGGTTTTCTTCTACGTACCGACTGTTTCAAATACTGTAATTTATTAAGAACCTATCTTGACCTCTAgatataaaacaaatatataaaaacaaattcaCCACTTACTACAAAGAAGTGAATCCAAATTGACAACTCTCAGCTATGTTTGTTTAGcttaacccccccccaaaaaaaaaaaagcacaccttGGAAAACGGATCAGGATTTTGAAATATCACTTTTTTTCCAACGTCTAGGTTTGTACTATAATTGCACTGTAACATAGTGGACTCACCACCTGACGCGCCCATTTGTGGCAGGGTGCAATGCTGTGACTTGTCCTTGTCTCCGGTATCTTTTTCAGGCAGTCCATCTCTCAATGGGTCTTCTGTTGCCCAGCCCTTCAGCCAAGTTGCAAAGTTCAGTGTCCTGATGTGGTAGCAGAAGGGTCCAACTGAAAAGTCACAAAACACCCCAATACAAGAGAGCCTTTTGCTCCCATCTTGGGCTATTCCTGAGCCTGCCTTTTGGCTCAATATTCCTTCCATTGGGCTTGCATGCCTCagaggctggtaggggaacccaggcccaccctctgctctgcctggggaCCCTGTATAAAATAGCTAGGTCTGCCCCTTCAGACAGGCCGctgttttccttttccacttCAGATCTCCAAGCCCCCTTGTGCTGCTTTCTTGCAGTTTGTGCTTAATATAACTTTCCTTCAGGCTTCTCCCTAGATCCTCCCAGTTTCTTGTTTCTCTGCTAAACTAGCTACCCTTCCCTCTGTCTTGGGCTC
Proteins encoded in this window:
- the LOC117871769 gene encoding activating transcription factor 7-interacting protein 1-like; its protein translation is MRVSDRQQLEAVYKVKEELLKTTDVKLLNGKHENVDSDLNSPLSNIDCMEDKKEIANLKHCLQRTLFLNKSRRTIIASVSEGGNQVLDNKKDDLHEEHRIKDSLDQRETESPSEGESKVSCDVNDSSEEKAETNELAVSSDLPVEEEKSAEEEVVDEDTVGEEAISSSMETDQEPKDEGDQSAELPETTIEKSLEEPSENILENTDSMETYEIIPILEKLAPAEDELCCFSKTSLLPVDDTSPDLEDKMENSLGSPSKHE